The Medicago truncatula cultivar Jemalong A17 chromosome 4, MtrunA17r5.0-ANR, whole genome shotgun sequence genome includes a region encoding these proteins:
- the LOC25491287 gene encoding ribonucleases P/MRP protein subunit POP1 isoform X2, whose amino-acid sequence MVTDVTKKPKGSAPIAAPPRKINVPKFAEARASELQSLQCIVENRLSNDYKSQRNKRRRTTSFNDQIARKGHRRKRQKLGRVDKANVESRLKKDDITQLPRHVRRRYELKSNPENGFCTSGGGTKRLRTHVWHAKRFSMTKLWSYHLPLGLQGRGKGSRALLRKLKQGVLAHDASYYSAVQLEGPEDSLISILRTVLVPSPIEVTHPRNHDDSVLSGTTYGTAMLHQVGAPVSQAIAPVTYMWRPAFQENITDLGVSDEKIILDVDLCDKSERMDCSSSFRHLWVWIHASAFEEGYANLKLACQKELEKRGISINCSSLEGQLAKLELIGSGTFRLLQKILHPVRSISENHWQLRKHVTTEENHVSQNTEPSILKNEEHFSCRAMLSLTVKDPRDLPVKKTVVPIEPISTKALSDAQETSCKELADLGGMLEKNKDFGDNQSDVDDLWYATTRGLKPPVEDSVLSMEKHRKRMVKFCLDDMNFGEANSSKVQCSRSCPILLLKNDLKESTMGWSIILPLSWVKAFWIPLVSNGAHAIGLREKQWIASDTGIPFFPQDFPDCKAYSRFMAAKAAECDQKEELCPPSVRNLRVPILPPWRIVHNTFNKEISNMETLDLSAREDLTNANSLSNSCPGNSKISNFDSENAFDGTVARTGCMLTTLLDETKTGRLLLFPYAADGKARISKFIKGEIMLDTRHKSSIIYDRKLYFIRVHLQPFKEGFFEEGAVICAPHPSDISLWTLSSVKSEVGLKLSESAMRSYFKENSSGEWGMQIPDDSVGRESHRWPIGFVTSACVQGSKRLAAEGFCEAVLLSHLREEQWKEMPVNQRRSEIYILVRNLRSVAYRLALASIVLEYQQNDTEFL is encoded by the exons ATGGTTACAGACGTAACTAAAAAGCCTAAAGGTTCAGCACCCATAGCAGCACCACCTCGCAAAATTAATGTGCCGAAGTTTGCAGAAGCCCGTGCCTCTGAGCTTCAGAGCCTTCAATGTATCGTTGAAAATAGATTAAGCAATGATTATAAGTCTCAAAGGAACaagagaagaagaacaacatcatttaatgaCCAAATTGCAAGAAAGGGGCACAGAAGAAAGAGGCAAAAGCTGGGAAGAGTTGATAAAGCGAATGTTGAATCGCGTTTGAAGAAGGACGATATAACACAGCTTCCTCGACATGTTCGTCGAAGATATGAACTTAAGAGTAACCCTGAGAATGGGTTTTGCACTTCTGGGGGTGGAACCAAGAGGCTGAGAACACATGTTTGGCATGCAAAGCGATTTTCCATGACCAAGCTGTGGAGTTACCACCTTCCTCTGGGTCTTCAAGGAAG AGGGAAAGGTTCAAGGGCGTTGTTGAGAAAGCTCAAACAAGGAGTGCTGGCTCACGATGCCAGCTATTACTCTGCTGTTCAATTGGAAGGTCCAGAG GATTCGTTAATTTCAATATTAAGAACGGTACTTGTGCCCTCTCCCATAGAAGTAACACATCCCAGAAATCATGATGATTCTGTTCTTTCTGGTACAACCTATGGAACAGCAATG CTTCATCAAGTTGGAGCACCAGTTTCTCAGGCAATCGCTCCTGTAACTTATATGTGGCGACCAGCTTTCCAAGAAAATATCACAGACCTAGGTGTTAGTgatgaaaaaattattcttgATGTTGATTTATGTGACAAATCAGAAAGAATGGATTGTAGCTCTTCTTTTAGACACCTTTGGGTGTGGATACATGCTTCTGCCTTTGAAGAAGGATATGCTAATCTAAAACTGGCCTGCCAGAAAGAG TTGGAAAAGAGAGGCATCTCGATCAATTGTTCTTCTCTTGAGGGTCAACTTGCAAAATTAGAATTAATTGGATCAGGGACATTTCGACTTCTTCAAAAGATATTGCATCCTGTTAGAAG TATTTCAGAAAATCATTGGCAGTTAAGGAAACACGTGACTACAGAAGAAAACCATGTTTCTCAAAATACAGAGCCTTCCATACTGAAAAATGAGGAGCATTTCTCTTGTCGTGCAATGTTATCTCTTACTGTTAAGGATCCTCGGGATTTACCTGTGAAAAAGACGGTTGTTCCAATAGAGCCAATTTCAACTAAGGCTCTAAGTGATGCACAAGAAACTAGTTGCAAAGAGCTTGCTGATTTGGGAGGAATGTTGGAAAAGAATAAAGATTTTGGAGACAACCAGTCTGATGTTGATGATCTATGGTATGCTACAACCAGAGGCTTGAAGCCTCCAGTGGAAGACAGTGTCCTTTCTATGGAGAAGCATCGTAAACGCATGGTTAAATTCTGCCTAGATGACATGAACTTTGGGGAGGCGAACTCTTCCAAAGTGCAGTGCTCAAGATCTTGCCCTATTCtgcttttaaaaaatgatttgaagGAATCAACCATGGG ATGGTCTATTATACTTCCCTTAAGTTGGGTTAAAGCCTTCTGGATTCCACTTGTCTCTAATGGGGCACATGCAATAGGTTTGCGAGAGAAGCAGTGGATTGCATCTGAT ACGGGGATACCATTTTTCCCTCAAGATTTCCCGGATTGCAAGGCATACTCACGCTTCATGGCAGCTAAAGCTGCTGAATGTGATCAAAAGGAAGAACTTTGTCCTCCTTCTGTAAGAAATTTGAGAGTTCCCATCCTGCCTCCTTGGCGTATTGTTCACAATACTTTCAACAAAGAGATTAGCAATATGGAGACTCTTGACCTTTCAGCTAGGGAAGATTTGACCAATGCTAATTCCTTGTCCAACTCTTGCCCTGGCAActctaaaatttcaaatttcgaCTCTGAGAATGCATTTGATGGAACTGTAGCAAGGACAGGTTGTATGCTGACTACTTTACTCGATGAAACCAAAACTGGTCGTTTGCTGTTATTTCCTTATGCAGCAGATGGAAAGGCCAGAATCTCTAAGTTTATTAAGGGAGAAATAATGCTTGATACAAGGCATAAAAGTTCTATCATTTATGACCGTAAGCTATATTTTATAAGAGTTCATCTTCAGCCATTCAAGGAAGGCTTTTTTGAAGAGGGTGCAGTTATTTGTGCGCCACATCCTTCTGATATATCTTTATGGACTTTAAG TTCAGTGAAAAGTGAAGTGGGACTTAAACTGTCTGAGTCTGCTATGCGATCATATTTCAAAGAGAATTCCTCCGGTGAATGGGGAATGCAGATACCAGATGATTCAGTTGGTAGAGAGTCTCACCGGTGGCCTATTGGCTTTGTTACGTCAGCTTGTGTTCAAGGAAG CAAGAGGCTTGCAGCAGAGGGATTTTGTGAGGCAGTTTTACTATCTCATTTAAGAGAGGAACAGTGGAAGGAAATGCCCGTGAATCAGAGGAGGAGCGAAATATACATACTTGTCAGGAATTTAAGATCTGTAGCTTATAGGCTAGCTCTTGCTTCTATTGTCTTAGAGTATCAGCAAAATGACACTGAGTTCttgtaa
- the LOC25491287 gene encoding ribonucleases P/MRP protein subunit POP1 isoform X1 → MVTDVTKKPKGSAPIAAPPRKINVPKFAEARASELQSLQCIVENRLSNDYKSQRNKRRRTTSFNDQIARKGHRRKRQKLGRVDKANVESRLKKDDITQLPRHVRRRYELKSNPENGFCTSGGGTKRLRTHVWHAKRFSMTKLWSYHLPLGLQGRGKGSRALLRKLKQGVLAHDASYYSAVQLEGPEDSLISILRTVLVPSPIEVTHPRNHDDSVLSGTTYGTAMLHQVGAPVSQAIAPVTYMWRPAFQENITDLGVSDEKIILDVDLCDKSERMDCSSSFRHLWVWIHASAFEEGYANLKLACQKELEKRGISINCSSLEGQLAKLELIGSGTFRLLQKILHPVRSLCLRDSISENHWQLRKHVTTEENHVSQNTEPSILKNEEHFSCRAMLSLTVKDPRDLPVKKTVVPIEPISTKALSDAQETSCKELADLGGMLEKNKDFGDNQSDVDDLWYATTRGLKPPVEDSVLSMEKHRKRMVKFCLDDMNFGEANSSKVQCSRSCPILLLKNDLKESTMGWSIILPLSWVKAFWIPLVSNGAHAIGLREKQWIASDTGIPFFPQDFPDCKAYSRFMAAKAAECDQKEELCPPSVRNLRVPILPPWRIVHNTFNKEISNMETLDLSAREDLTNANSLSNSCPGNSKISNFDSENAFDGTVARTGCMLTTLLDETKTGRLLLFPYAADGKARISKFIKGEIMLDTRHKSSIIYDRKLYFIRVHLQPFKEGFFEEGAVICAPHPSDISLWTLSSVKSEVGLKLSESAMRSYFKENSSGEWGMQIPDDSVGRESHRWPIGFVTSACVQGSKRLAAEGFCEAVLLSHLREEQWKEMPVNQRRSEIYILVRNLRSVAYRLALASIVLEYQQNDTEFL, encoded by the exons ATGGTTACAGACGTAACTAAAAAGCCTAAAGGTTCAGCACCCATAGCAGCACCACCTCGCAAAATTAATGTGCCGAAGTTTGCAGAAGCCCGTGCCTCTGAGCTTCAGAGCCTTCAATGTATCGTTGAAAATAGATTAAGCAATGATTATAAGTCTCAAAGGAACaagagaagaagaacaacatcatttaatgaCCAAATTGCAAGAAAGGGGCACAGAAGAAAGAGGCAAAAGCTGGGAAGAGTTGATAAAGCGAATGTTGAATCGCGTTTGAAGAAGGACGATATAACACAGCTTCCTCGACATGTTCGTCGAAGATATGAACTTAAGAGTAACCCTGAGAATGGGTTTTGCACTTCTGGGGGTGGAACCAAGAGGCTGAGAACACATGTTTGGCATGCAAAGCGATTTTCCATGACCAAGCTGTGGAGTTACCACCTTCCTCTGGGTCTTCAAGGAAG AGGGAAAGGTTCAAGGGCGTTGTTGAGAAAGCTCAAACAAGGAGTGCTGGCTCACGATGCCAGCTATTACTCTGCTGTTCAATTGGAAGGTCCAGAG GATTCGTTAATTTCAATATTAAGAACGGTACTTGTGCCCTCTCCCATAGAAGTAACACATCCCAGAAATCATGATGATTCTGTTCTTTCTGGTACAACCTATGGAACAGCAATG CTTCATCAAGTTGGAGCACCAGTTTCTCAGGCAATCGCTCCTGTAACTTATATGTGGCGACCAGCTTTCCAAGAAAATATCACAGACCTAGGTGTTAGTgatgaaaaaattattcttgATGTTGATTTATGTGACAAATCAGAAAGAATGGATTGTAGCTCTTCTTTTAGACACCTTTGGGTGTGGATACATGCTTCTGCCTTTGAAGAAGGATATGCTAATCTAAAACTGGCCTGCCAGAAAGAG TTGGAAAAGAGAGGCATCTCGATCAATTGTTCTTCTCTTGAGGGTCAACTTGCAAAATTAGAATTAATTGGATCAGGGACATTTCGACTTCTTCAAAAGATATTGCATCCTGTTAGAAG CTTATGTTTGCGTGACAGTATTTCAGAAAATCATTGGCAGTTAAGGAAACACGTGACTACAGAAGAAAACCATGTTTCTCAAAATACAGAGCCTTCCATACTGAAAAATGAGGAGCATTTCTCTTGTCGTGCAATGTTATCTCTTACTGTTAAGGATCCTCGGGATTTACCTGTGAAAAAGACGGTTGTTCCAATAGAGCCAATTTCAACTAAGGCTCTAAGTGATGCACAAGAAACTAGTTGCAAAGAGCTTGCTGATTTGGGAGGAATGTTGGAAAAGAATAAAGATTTTGGAGACAACCAGTCTGATGTTGATGATCTATGGTATGCTACAACCAGAGGCTTGAAGCCTCCAGTGGAAGACAGTGTCCTTTCTATGGAGAAGCATCGTAAACGCATGGTTAAATTCTGCCTAGATGACATGAACTTTGGGGAGGCGAACTCTTCCAAAGTGCAGTGCTCAAGATCTTGCCCTATTCtgcttttaaaaaatgatttgaagGAATCAACCATGGG ATGGTCTATTATACTTCCCTTAAGTTGGGTTAAAGCCTTCTGGATTCCACTTGTCTCTAATGGGGCACATGCAATAGGTTTGCGAGAGAAGCAGTGGATTGCATCTGAT ACGGGGATACCATTTTTCCCTCAAGATTTCCCGGATTGCAAGGCATACTCACGCTTCATGGCAGCTAAAGCTGCTGAATGTGATCAAAAGGAAGAACTTTGTCCTCCTTCTGTAAGAAATTTGAGAGTTCCCATCCTGCCTCCTTGGCGTATTGTTCACAATACTTTCAACAAAGAGATTAGCAATATGGAGACTCTTGACCTTTCAGCTAGGGAAGATTTGACCAATGCTAATTCCTTGTCCAACTCTTGCCCTGGCAActctaaaatttcaaatttcgaCTCTGAGAATGCATTTGATGGAACTGTAGCAAGGACAGGTTGTATGCTGACTACTTTACTCGATGAAACCAAAACTGGTCGTTTGCTGTTATTTCCTTATGCAGCAGATGGAAAGGCCAGAATCTCTAAGTTTATTAAGGGAGAAATAATGCTTGATACAAGGCATAAAAGTTCTATCATTTATGACCGTAAGCTATATTTTATAAGAGTTCATCTTCAGCCATTCAAGGAAGGCTTTTTTGAAGAGGGTGCAGTTATTTGTGCGCCACATCCTTCTGATATATCTTTATGGACTTTAAG TTCAGTGAAAAGTGAAGTGGGACTTAAACTGTCTGAGTCTGCTATGCGATCATATTTCAAAGAGAATTCCTCCGGTGAATGGGGAATGCAGATACCAGATGATTCAGTTGGTAGAGAGTCTCACCGGTGGCCTATTGGCTTTGTTACGTCAGCTTGTGTTCAAGGAAG CAAGAGGCTTGCAGCAGAGGGATTTTGTGAGGCAGTTTTACTATCTCATTTAAGAGAGGAACAGTGGAAGGAAATGCCCGTGAATCAGAGGAGGAGCGAAATATACATACTTGTCAGGAATTTAAGATCTGTAGCTTATAGGCTAGCTCTTGCTTCTATTGTCTTAGAGTATCAGCAAAATGACACTGAGTTCttgtaa